The Cohnella abietis genome has a segment encoding these proteins:
- a CDS encoding flagellar brake protein — protein sequence MLPKINQTMYIQVLSDEGKINQDSEATTLRSRVADLDEDNIYIEIPLDEKSRKLYRSQIGEKFQVFFFTQEGVKHLFPSIVTGFRKESVNLVSIKKPELEEITKDQRRSFLRVEANLEIAVRIGDKLRFVAITEDVGGGGVSFICERKWPIAANAIVSCWLLLSYKSGTVAHAAFEGEVVRVLPVEPDKHLIMMRFQDIADSDQQKIIRYCFERQLDNRKI from the coding sequence TTGCTGCCGAAAATCAATCAGACCATGTACATACAGGTTTTATCCGATGAAGGTAAAATCAATCAAGATTCAGAAGCGACTACATTACGCTCTAGGGTAGCGGATCTCGACGAAGACAACATTTATATTGAAATACCGCTTGATGAGAAGAGCCGCAAATTGTACCGCTCGCAAATAGGCGAAAAATTTCAGGTGTTTTTTTTCACGCAAGAAGGGGTAAAGCATTTATTTCCTAGCATTGTCACCGGATTTCGCAAAGAATCCGTTAATCTGGTGTCTATTAAGAAACCGGAGCTTGAGGAAATTACAAAGGATCAACGCCGAAGCTTTTTAAGGGTTGAAGCGAATTTGGAGATAGCCGTTAGGATCGGTGATAAGCTTCGTTTCGTTGCAATAACAGAAGATGTCGGTGGTGGTGGCGTTTCTTTTATTTGTGAACGCAAATGGCCGATTGCTGCGAATGCAATTGTTTCCTGTTGGCTATTATTAAGCTATAAGAGTGGAACTGTTGCCCATGCAGCATTTGAAGGCGAGGTAGTCAGAGTGCTGCCTGTTGAGCCAGATAAGCATCTCATTATGATGCGGTTTCAAGATATCGCAGATTCGGATCAACAAAAAATTATTCGATATTGCTTCGAGCGTCAATTGGATAACCGCAAGATTTAA
- the cmk gene encoding (d)CMP kinase — protein sequence MNITQTHLINIAIDGPAGAGKSTVARMVATALQYIYVDTGAMYRAVTLKAIEMDLPLEDNDKVGQLAKQLDIVLLPGAKSQRVIVNGEDVSSLLRSLEINRNVSYVARLESVRQRMADLQRSMALEKGVVMDGRDIGTHVLPNAELKIFLTATPRERANRRFMELGPDAGITLDQLEKEIAERDRLDQEREIAPLLQAPDAHLVDSTGRTVDEVVGEIVQWGLAAAKTISSEEK from the coding sequence ATGAATATTACCCAAACTCATCTTATTAATATTGCTATCGACGGTCCAGCGGGTGCGGGTAAAAGTACTGTTGCCCGTATGGTCGCCACGGCTCTCCAATATATTTATGTAGATACGGGCGCTATGTACAGAGCAGTTACTTTAAAGGCTATTGAAATGGATTTGCCGTTAGAGGATAACGATAAGGTTGGTCAGTTAGCAAAGCAGCTGGATATCGTATTGCTACCGGGAGCTAAATCCCAACGTGTAATTGTTAATGGGGAAGATGTTAGCTCACTGCTAAGATCGCTTGAGATCAATCGCAATGTTTCGTATGTTGCCCGTCTGGAATCCGTTCGCCAACGGATGGCCGATCTTCAACGCAGTATGGCTTTGGAGAAAGGTGTCGTCATGGATGGACGCGATATCGGTACTCATGTTTTGCCGAATGCTGAATTAAAAATATTTTTGACAGCAACGCCTAGAGAAAGAGCTAATCGACGTTTTATGGAGCTAGGACCTGATGCTGGAATTACGTTAGACCAGCTAGAGAAAGAAATTGCTGAACGCGATCGATTAGATCAAGAACGGGAAATTGCTCCCCTTCTTCAAGCTCCCGACGCTCATCTGGTTGACTCAACAGGTCGAACAGTAGACGAAGTGGTGGGAGAAATCGTACAATGGGGACTTGCCGCGGCAAAAACCATTTCGTCGGAGGAGAAGTAG
- a CDS encoding lysophospholipid acyltransferase family protein: protein MLLYRLEARGISNIPLEGPVILCSNHKSLQDPITLGVWVPRKVHYMAKEELFRIPLFGPLIRAVGAFPVKRGGVSKEAIRTAINLLQEGHVMGIFPEGTRNESIGMGKRGAVSMAIRSKALVVPVALVGKYRPFRKMLAVYGAPIDLGPYAEQGTSESMEAATELIMSRIREMLKTGKPAA from the coding sequence ATGTTGTTATACCGATTGGAAGCGAGAGGGATTTCTAATATTCCGCTCGAAGGCCCAGTTATCTTGTGTAGCAATCACAAGAGTTTACAGGATCCCATCACTTTGGGGGTATGGGTGCCCCGCAAAGTTCATTATATGGCTAAAGAAGAATTGTTCCGTATCCCACTTTTTGGCCCCTTAATTAGGGCAGTAGGCGCGTTTCCAGTTAAACGCGGTGGAGTAAGTAAGGAAGCAATTCGTACGGCGATTAATTTGTTGCAAGAAGGTCATGTAATGGGGATTTTTCCGGAAGGTACTCGCAATGAATCAATCGGTATGGGGAAGCGGGGAGCCGTTTCAATGGCTATTCGTTCCAAGGCATTAGTCGTGCCGGTCGCTTTGGTTGGGAAATATCGTCCGTTTCGTAAGATGCTTGCAGTTTATGGCGCACCTATAGATTTAGGGCCATATGCTGAGCAAGGTACTTCCGAAAGCATGGAGGCGGCAACAGAACTTATAATGTCGCGTATCCGTGAAATGCTCAAGACGGGGAAGCCTGCAGCCTAA
- the rpsA gene encoding 30S ribosomal protein S1: MSEEINIQETAAAEPEVETVSQDALENLVTLKKGDTVKGTVVKIEDNQAYVSLGYKYDGVIPLRELSSVNLENAGEAVQIGQEVEAKIVSINDAKESLVLSKRQVDSPRAWDELQVKFESGDAFEVNITDVVKGGLVADVGVRGFIPASMVERHFVEDFASYKGRTLKVKVKEIDRENNKVILSAKDVLDAEYENQKQEIISTLQPGQVLDGKIQRLTPFGAFVDIGGIDGLVHVSEMAWQHVAHPSDVVAEGQSVKVKVLKIDPSLGKISLSIKAAQPGPWDSANGQFNIGDVVTGVVKRLVSFGAFVEIAPGVEGLVHISQIAHRHVATPFEVLKEGQEVQAKVLDFNPAEKRISLSIKETEEAPARPEREQREPRGPRAPREETNLPPTESMSFNLGEKFGDKLSKFK, encoded by the coding sequence ATGTCTGAAGAAATCAACATCCAGGAAACAGCGGCAGCTGAGCCAGAAGTGGAAACAGTCAGCCAGGATGCACTGGAAAATCTCGTGACCTTGAAGAAAGGGGACACCGTGAAAGGTACGGTTGTCAAAATCGAGGATAACCAAGCGTATGTAAGCCTTGGATATAAATACGACGGAGTCATTCCTCTTCGTGAGCTTTCATCCGTTAACCTGGAGAATGCTGGAGAAGCCGTGCAAATCGGTCAAGAGGTTGAAGCTAAGATTGTTAGCATCAATGACGCTAAAGAATCACTCGTACTTTCCAAGCGCCAGGTTGATAGCCCGCGTGCATGGGATGAGCTTCAAGTGAAATTCGAAAGCGGAGATGCATTCGAAGTCAATATTACCGACGTCGTTAAAGGCGGTTTGGTAGCTGATGTGGGCGTTCGCGGATTTATCCCGGCTTCCATGGTTGAGCGTCACTTTGTTGAAGATTTTGCTTCTTACAAAGGTCGTACGTTAAAGGTTAAAGTGAAAGAAATTGACCGTGAGAACAACAAGGTTATTCTTTCCGCTAAAGACGTATTGGATGCTGAATATGAGAATCAAAAACAAGAAATCATTAGTACCTTACAGCCAGGTCAAGTGCTTGACGGTAAGATTCAACGTTTAACGCCATTTGGCGCATTCGTTGATATTGGTGGTATTGATGGACTTGTTCACGTTTCTGAGATGGCTTGGCAGCACGTAGCACATCCTTCGGATGTGGTTGCAGAAGGCCAAAGCGTGAAGGTTAAAGTTCTGAAGATCGATCCATCCCTTGGTAAAATTTCTTTAAGCATTAAAGCAGCTCAACCAGGTCCTTGGGATTCGGCAAATGGACAATTCAACATCGGCGACGTTGTTACTGGCGTTGTTAAGCGTCTAGTAAGCTTCGGAGCTTTCGTTGAAATCGCTCCAGGTGTTGAAGGACTTGTTCACATTTCGCAAATCGCGCACCGTCATGTTGCGACGCCTTTCGAAGTGCTGAAGGAAGGTCAAGAGGTTCAAGCTAAAGTTCTTGACTTTAACCCTGCTGAGAAGCGTATTTCCCTTTCCATTAAGGAAACGGAAGAAGCACCAGCGCGTCCAGAACGCGAGCAACGTGAGCCACGCGGCCCACGTGCACCAAGAGAAGAAACAAACCTTCCTCCTACTGAAAGCATGAGCTTTAACTTAGGTGAGAAGTTCGGCGATAAGCTGAGCAAATTCAAGTAA
- a CDS encoding YIEGIA family protein: MLDWFNAHKDLTGVIMGTSFGLAARVTMLRSDYRQYPAYPHGKIIHLALGLIAGALGAVAVPALYNKDYTAITFLALAAQQFREVRNMERSTLTAIDHLELVPRGAAYIEGIAVVFEGRNYLAIFTAFLSSLCVMLIGWWAGLAVGVLSLIVVHVFMRGKSITHIAEVEMVPLRLDGPNLYVGDIYMMNVGLEENRDIIKEEGLGFILTPKNDDAKVTIANMGQRQAILHDVSTRLGVYRDDGDPALLPIGKLGLKTGNLGIMVLPREKDIDKAYQAVCHVPLLEAAVRMPTKANRKSTEGNAVG; the protein is encoded by the coding sequence ATGCTAGATTGGTTCAATGCCCATAAAGATTTGACTGGGGTAATCATGGGTACGTCCTTTGGGCTGGCTGCAAGGGTGACTATGCTGCGGAGTGACTATAGGCAGTATCCGGCATATCCTCACGGTAAAATCATCCATCTTGCGTTAGGGCTGATTGCAGGCGCATTAGGGGCGGTGGCTGTTCCTGCCCTATACAATAAGGACTATACAGCTATTACCTTTCTAGCACTGGCGGCTCAGCAATTTCGAGAAGTTCGGAATATGGAGCGCAGTACATTAACGGCAATTGATCATTTGGAATTGGTGCCGCGTGGTGCTGCTTATATTGAGGGGATAGCTGTTGTTTTTGAAGGTCGGAATTATTTGGCCATCTTTACGGCTTTTTTAAGCAGCCTATGTGTCATGCTAATCGGTTGGTGGGCCGGGCTTGCGGTTGGTGTACTCTCCCTTATCGTTGTCCATGTATTCATGAGGGGTAAAAGTATAACTCACATTGCAGAGGTAGAGATGGTGCCTTTAAGGCTTGATGGACCTAATCTTTATGTTGGAGATATCTATATGATGAACGTAGGGCTGGAAGAAAATAGAGATATTATTAAGGAGGAGGGGCTGGGATTTATCCTCACTCCCAAAAATGATGATGCGAAGGTAACTATTGCTAATATGGGTCAACGTCAGGCGATTTTGCACGATGTATCTACAAGATTGGGCGTGTACCGTGACGACGGTGATCCAGCGCTGCTCCCCATTGGGAAATTAGGCTTAAAAACAGGGAATCTGGGAATTATGGTCCTGCCTCGCGAGAAAGATATAGATAAGGCATATCAAGCGGTTTGTCATGTGCCCCTGCTCGAGGCTGCTGTTCGCATGCCGACAAAAGCGAATCGCAAAAGCACGGAGGGGAATGCTGTTGGCTAG
- a CDS encoding capping complex subunit for YIEGIA: MARIVGVITTDIDSVKGGAPIFFAKDREDLQKISHLLEKVMDCTAHEVNADLFIIVDRH; the protein is encoded by the coding sequence TTGGCTAGAATCGTGGGTGTTATTACGACGGATATAGACAGTGTAAAGGGAGGAGCTCCTATTTTCTTTGCTAAAGATCGAGAGGATTTACAGAAAATCTCGCATCTTCTTGAGAAAGTGATGGACTGCACAGCTCACGAAGTGAATGCCGATTTATTCATCATTGTCGATCGGCACTAA
- the der gene encoding ribosome biogenesis GTPase Der: MARPVIAIVGRPNVGKSTIFNRIIGDRLAIVEDKPGITRDRIYGTGEWIGRSFSVIDTGGIEIDGEDSLLRSVRMQAELAIEEADVIIFMVDAKAGVTNADEEVAQMLFRSKKPIVLGVNKVDNLQRMDDIYEFYGLGFGEPVPMSGAHGMGIGDLLDAAVKKMPVKEEQEYTDDVIKVALIGRPNVGKSSLVNAILGEERVIVSNIAGTTRDAIDTPFEKDGQKYVLIDTAGMRKRGKVYETTEKYSVMRAMQAIERADVVLVVINGEEGIIEQDKHIAGYAHENGKAAIFVVNKWDVVDKHDKTMQHFTNSIRDHFLFMTYAPVIFLSALTKSRLTKLFPVVNHVAEQHALRVPTNVLNDIISDAVAINPPPTDKGRRLRINYVTQVAVKPPTLLVFVNDPELMHFSYERYLENKIRAAFAFEGTPLRLFTRKKSDQE; this comes from the coding sequence ATGGCACGACCCGTTATTGCCATCGTCGGAAGACCCAATGTAGGGAAATCCACGATATTTAACCGGATTATCGGTGACAGACTTGCAATCGTCGAAGATAAGCCGGGAATTACCCGCGACCGTATTTATGGTACAGGGGAATGGATAGGACGTTCTTTCAGCGTAATTGATACCGGAGGCATCGAAATCGATGGAGAAGACAGCTTGCTTCGTTCGGTACGAATGCAGGCAGAGCTAGCTATCGAAGAAGCCGATGTGATTATATTCATGGTAGATGCCAAAGCAGGCGTTACGAACGCTGACGAGGAAGTTGCGCAAATGCTGTTCCGTTCCAAGAAGCCTATCGTGCTTGGTGTGAACAAAGTCGACAATTTGCAGCGTATGGATGACATTTATGAATTTTATGGCTTAGGGTTCGGAGAGCCTGTGCCTATGTCCGGTGCCCATGGAATGGGAATTGGAGATTTGCTAGATGCTGCCGTCAAGAAAATGCCGGTAAAGGAAGAGCAAGAGTACACCGATGATGTCATTAAGGTCGCTCTAATAGGGCGTCCGAATGTCGGAAAGTCTTCCTTAGTGAACGCGATTCTTGGAGAAGAGCGCGTCATTGTTAGTAATATTGCGGGTACAACCCGCGATGCCATTGATACCCCTTTCGAGAAGGACGGACAGAAGTACGTGCTTATCGATACTGCCGGTATGCGTAAGCGCGGCAAAGTATATGAAACGACAGAGAAATACAGCGTTATGAGAGCCATGCAAGCGATCGAGCGGGCAGATGTCGTGCTCGTCGTTATTAATGGTGAAGAGGGTATCATCGAGCAGGACAAACATATCGCGGGTTATGCGCATGAGAATGGTAAAGCTGCTATTTTCGTTGTCAACAAGTGGGATGTCGTAGATAAGCATGATAAAACAATGCAGCACTTCACAAACTCAATTCGTGATCACTTTTTGTTCATGACATATGCGCCTGTTATTTTCTTGTCGGCACTTACGAAGTCTCGTTTGACTAAGCTGTTCCCAGTTGTTAATCATGTAGCTGAACAGCACGCATTGCGTGTTCCGACGAACGTGCTTAATGACATTATTTCGGATGCAGTTGCAATTAATCCACCTCCTACAGACAAAGGACGCAGACTACGGATTAATTATGTAACGCAAGTCGCTGTTAAGCCACCAACTTTGCTCGTCTTTGTTAATGATCCCGAATTGATGCATTTTTCTTATGAGCGATATTTAGAGAACAAAATTCGAGCGGCTTTTGCTTTCGAAGGAACACCGCTGCGTTTGTTCACGCGTAAGAAGTCGGATCAAGAATAG
- the plsY gene encoding glycerol-3-phosphate 1-O-acyltransferase PlsY, translated as MFNSIIAVVVSYLLGSISFSILFARWLRKIDIRDHGSGNAGATNTLRVLGKGPAIAVFLLDIAKGSAAVLIGLWLGDGEKWVPVACGLASIWGHNWPIYFRFKGGKGIATTIGALILWAFMPTLIAGIVAIVAIVITRYVSLGSLIFAILLPLLFYLYDLESAYIWGTLVVALLAIFRHRKNIVKLMNGTENKLGSKKGEPHGA; from the coding sequence TTGTTTAACTCTATAATTGCAGTTGTCGTCAGTTACTTATTAGGTTCAATTTCATTCAGCATTTTATTTGCCCGGTGGCTTCGCAAGATTGATATTCGCGATCACGGTAGCGGCAATGCAGGTGCAACTAATACTCTCAGAGTGTTAGGAAAGGGCCCTGCTATTGCAGTTTTCTTGTTAGATATAGCAAAGGGCTCAGCAGCTGTGTTGATTGGTCTATGGCTAGGAGATGGCGAGAAATGGGTTCCAGTAGCTTGTGGACTTGCATCAATCTGGGGACACAACTGGCCTATTTATTTCCGGTTCAAGGGCGGTAAAGGAATTGCAACGACTATTGGAGCATTAATATTATGGGCATTTATGCCAACGCTAATTGCGGGCATAGTGGCTATCGTTGCTATCGTAATTACCCGTTATGTGTCACTGGGCTCGCTTATTTTCGCTATTTTGCTGCCTCTATTGTTCTATCTATACGATTTAGAATCCGCATATATTTGGGGAACATTAGTAGTAGCTCTGTTAGCCATCTTCCGGCATCGTAAAAACATTGTGAAATTAATGAATGGTACGGAGAATAAATTGGGCAGCAAAAAGGGTGAACCACATGGCGCTTAA
- a CDS encoding NAD(P)H-dependent glycerol-3-phosphate dehydrogenase, translated as MALKKVAVIVAGSWGTALARVLVDNGHIVKLWTRNAEQAAQINQERRNEKFLPGALLPEGITATTDMAYAVSDAEAVLFVAPSSAMRDVAQQASGSLPKDALVIHATKGFESDTLKRMSTVLAEELGRPEQQIVVLSGPSHAEEVINRHPTTIVVASKEISFAEAAQDLFMNDAYFRVYTNSDVIGVETAGAIKNIIALGAGLSDGLGFGDNAKAALITRGLAEISRLGVAMGANPLTFAGLAGVGDLIVTCTSQHSRNWRAGSMLAQGLPLSDVLERMGMVVEGVRTTKAAHVLANKHHVEMPITDQLFAVLFENTSPEQAVGALMGRVRTHENEQQAVFHNKSINPDQVNPGL; from the coding sequence ATGGCGCTTAAAAAGGTTGCCGTTATCGTTGCAGGGAGCTGGGGAACGGCTTTAGCACGGGTATTGGTTGATAATGGGCATATTGTGAAGCTGTGGACACGAAATGCTGAACAAGCGGCTCAAATCAACCAGGAGCGTCGCAATGAGAAGTTTCTTCCTGGCGCTCTATTGCCTGAAGGAATAACGGCCACGACAGATATGGCATACGCTGTTAGCGACGCTGAGGCGGTATTGTTCGTCGCTCCATCCTCAGCAATGAGGGATGTTGCACAGCAAGCATCAGGATCTCTGCCTAAGGATGCTTTGGTCATACATGCGACCAAAGGATTTGAGAGCGATACGCTTAAGCGGATGTCGACAGTGCTCGCGGAAGAGCTAGGACGTCCAGAGCAGCAAATTGTCGTTTTGTCTGGTCCCAGCCATGCTGAAGAGGTTATTAATCGCCATCCGACAACAATTGTCGTTGCTTCTAAAGAAATTTCCTTTGCTGAGGCAGCTCAAGATTTGTTCATGAATGATGCTTATTTCCGCGTCTATACGAATTCCGATGTCATTGGGGTTGAGACTGCAGGGGCGATTAAAAACATCATTGCACTAGGAGCAGGTTTATCGGATGGGCTGGGGTTTGGCGATAATGCCAAAGCAGCTCTTATTACACGCGGACTTGCGGAAATATCACGTTTGGGCGTTGCGATGGGAGCCAATCCGTTGACCTTTGCTGGGTTGGCGGGAGTTGGTGATTTGATCGTCACTTGTACGAGCCAGCATAGTCGTAATTGGAGAGCAGGCTCTATGCTCGCACAGGGTCTTCCTTTATCGGATGTTCTAGAACGCATGGGGATGGTTGTCGAAGGCGTTCGAACGACGAAGGCAGCGCATGTATTGGCAAATAAGCATCACGTTGAAATGCCAATTACAGACCAGCTATTCGCGGTATTGTTCGAGAACACCTCGCCTGAGCAAGCCGTTGGAGCACTCATGGGCAGAGTCCGAACGCATGAGAATGAACAACAGGCTGTATTCCACAATAAATCGATTAATCCCGATCAAGTTAATCCGGGCTTGTAA
- a CDS encoding stage VI sporulation protein F, with protein sequence MDKFPKDLLGAVNKKAGKNISENSIKKIASNITPNTMQSEAQIRQLIKQVSTMANVPVSDDTVKEIVGAVKKSGMNLNSLESLVKMMIKK encoded by the coding sequence ATGGATAAATTTCCTAAGGATCTGCTTGGTGCGGTTAACAAAAAAGCGGGAAAAAACATTTCCGAGAATTCCATCAAAAAAATAGCTAGCAATATCACTCCGAATACGATGCAGAGCGAAGCGCAAATTCGGCAGCTGATTAAGCAGGTTTCTACGATGGCAAATGTCCCCGTATCCGATGATACCGTAAAGGAAATCGTTGGCGCAGTCAAGAAGAGCGGCATGAACCTAAACAGTTTAGAGTCGCTAGTTAAAATGATGATCAAGAAGTAA
- a CDS encoding DUF2768 family protein produces MYIMLQTFIAAKLDPMSKMWVSFIGMGLMVISAAIIYYARAKTKGWIRLVLTLVAFVVLIYGLLCGLLSII; encoded by the coding sequence ATGTACATAATGCTACAAACCTTTATAGCTGCAAAGCTCGATCCGATGAGTAAAATGTGGGTTTCCTTTATTGGTATGGGCTTGATGGTCATATCCGCAGCCATTATTTATTATGCTAGGGCCAAAACAAAAGGCTGGATTCGTCTTGTGCTCACATTAGTTGCTTTTGTTGTTCTTATTTATGGGCTGTTATGCGGTCTCTTATCCATTATTTAA
- a CDS encoding 2Fe-2S iron-sulfur cluster-binding protein encodes MITLTGRTLTKMVEPRIGESLLQHAQNAEVDWQFNCSRGTCAKCRCFIVDGAEFLEDYSDAEWDRLGPDELDAGYRLGCQAIVEKTGNIKAINKTYF; translated from the coding sequence TTGATTACTTTAACCGGACGAACCCTCACGAAAATGGTTGAACCACGAATTGGTGAGAGTCTGCTGCAGCATGCTCAGAATGCTGAAGTAGATTGGCAATTCAATTGTTCCCGTGGAACCTGTGCCAAATGTCGTTGCTTCATCGTTGATGGTGCTGAATTTCTTGAGGATTACAGTGATGCTGAATGGGATAGACTCGGTCCGGATGAATTAGATGCGGGCTATAGACTCGGGTGCCAAGCTATTGTTGAAAAAACAGGGAATATTAAAGCAATCAACAAAACTTATTTTTGA
- a CDS encoding nucleotidyltransferase domain-containing protein — MQIDFPDSALARLAARLENYEDRWVVGGSTGLALRGAVLEQAPRDLDIYADYNSVPVIHERLSDYAMDGPEDNKTERYHSILSHYRLASTVVELVGNFRITARQSLYVTEVNDILFPNSDKVEVDGYLIPIVPLGHELIFNLLRERKDRAIVAGQLISRELDKHMPILQALIDRNVLASDIVYEAMQMVQSGIDFSQISQQEPL, encoded by the coding sequence TTGCAGATTGATTTTCCTGATTCTGCGCTTGCGCGCTTGGCGGCAAGGTTGGAAAACTACGAAGACCGCTGGGTAGTTGGGGGCAGTACAGGATTAGCGCTGCGGGGAGCAGTACTAGAACAAGCTCCAAGGGATCTAGATATCTATGCGGATTACAATTCGGTTCCCGTTATTCACGAGAGATTGAGCGATTATGCAATGGATGGGCCGGAGGACAATAAGACGGAGCGTTATCATTCCATTCTTTCTCATTATCGTCTGGCTAGTACTGTCGTCGAATTGGTCGGTAATTTTCGCATAACCGCTCGTCAATCTTTGTACGTAACAGAGGTAAATGATATTTTATTTCCTAACAGCGATAAGGTTGAAGTGGACGGTTACTTGATTCCTATAGTACCTCTTGGTCACGAGCTGATATTTAATTTGCTTCGAGAGCGGAAGGACAGAGCTATTGTGGCAGGACAGTTAATTTCTCGAGAGCTTGATAAGCATATGCCAATTTTGCAAGCCCTTATTGACAGGAATGTGCTTGCATCAGATATCGTATATGAAGCCATGCAAATGGTGCAATCCGGTATTGATTTCTCCCAGATATCGCAGCAGGAACCACTATGA
- a CDS encoding 2Fe-2S iron-sulfur cluster-binding protein: MSSQHLVTFKPDNRSIAVRPGTTLLDASRRARVNIRTRCGGVAGCLMCKVHVAEDQAAFLQPPTVAETHKLGGLLSEGIRLSCQARTNGDVTVSVPEDPLKAAIRKKLAEQQEDDWFN; this comes from the coding sequence ATGAGTAGTCAGCATTTGGTCACATTCAAACCAGACAATCGCTCCATAGCCGTGAGACCGGGCACTACTTTGCTTGATGCTTCTCGCCGAGCGCGTGTTAATATTCGTACTCGCTGCGGTGGGGTAGCAGGCTGCTTAATGTGCAAGGTTCATGTTGCTGAAGATCAGGCTGCATTCCTACAGCCGCCAACGGTCGCAGAGACGCATAAGCTCGGTGGGCTTCTAAGTGAGGGGATTCGTTTATCTTGCCAAGCACGCACCAATGGCGATGTTACCGTTTCGGTACCAGAAGATCCTCTTAAGGCAGCCATACGCAAAAAGCTGGCAGAGCAGCAAGAAGACGATTGGTTTAATTGA